In one Sphingobium sp. MI1205 genomic region, the following are encoded:
- a CDS encoding PHA/PHB synthase family protein, giving the protein MEAQDLNEPHLPTLEQMQQWTEVLGRAQQLMLEQAAGATGRALPFDPQMLSRVQTGFANEGLALWQRFLDSGGMLRDRVEPPPPGSPAARKDRRFADPAWTNHPFYDLIRQSYLLLSDYLLKMADAVDGVDPKQKAKLRFATNGLLDAMAPSNFPLTNPLVVEKTMQSGGENLVKGLQHMLADIEKGQLTHTDGTQFEVGRNLAATPGKVIKETPLYQLIHYAPSTAKVLETPLIIFPPWINRFYILDLAPEKSFVKWAVDQGLSVFLVSWKSADASMKDIVWDDYILRGQIDAIDTVRELLGVPSVHTIGYCVAGTTLAATLALLAARGEADKVASATFFTAQVDFSEAGDLAVFIDDDQMKLLEPLSAGGFLDGRYMAATFNLLRGRDLIWNYVVNNYLLGEDYPPFDLLYWNGDTTNLPARWHKDYLCQLYRDNLMVKPGALSVDGTPLDLRKIHTPAYVQAGREDHIAPAESVWKATQHFSGPLRFLLAGSGHIAGVINPPAAGKYQYWTCDELLDSLDAFIAGAKETKGSWWPDWIEWIRSIGDSTVVATKGARMPGGGRLKAIEDAPGRYVKGQ; this is encoded by the coding sequence CAATTGATGCTGGAACAGGCAGCCGGGGCGACCGGTCGAGCGTTGCCTTTCGACCCGCAAATGCTCTCCCGCGTCCAGACCGGCTTCGCCAATGAAGGGCTTGCCTTGTGGCAGCGCTTCCTCGATTCGGGGGGCATGCTGCGCGACCGGGTCGAACCGCCGCCACCCGGCAGCCCGGCGGCGCGCAAGGACAGGCGTTTCGCCGATCCCGCATGGACCAACCATCCCTTTTATGACCTTATCCGGCAGAGCTATCTGCTGCTGTCCGATTATCTGTTGAAGATGGCGGATGCGGTGGATGGCGTCGATCCCAAGCAGAAGGCAAAGCTACGTTTTGCCACTAACGGCCTGCTCGATGCCATGGCGCCCAGCAATTTCCCGCTCACCAACCCGCTCGTCGTCGAAAAGACGATGCAGAGCGGGGGCGAAAATCTGGTGAAGGGTCTGCAGCATATGCTGGCCGACATCGAAAAGGGCCAACTTACCCATACTGATGGCACGCAGTTCGAGGTTGGTCGCAATCTGGCCGCGACCCCGGGCAAGGTGATAAAGGAAACGCCGCTTTACCAGCTGATCCATTATGCGCCGAGTACGGCGAAGGTGCTGGAAACCCCGCTGATCATCTTCCCGCCATGGATCAACCGCTTCTACATTCTGGACCTGGCGCCTGAAAAGAGCTTCGTCAAATGGGCGGTCGATCAGGGGTTGAGCGTGTTCCTGGTGTCCTGGAAATCGGCCGATGCGTCGATGAAGGATATTGTCTGGGACGATTATATCCTGCGCGGCCAGATCGATGCGATCGATACGGTGCGCGAATTGCTGGGCGTCCCCAGCGTCCATACCATCGGTTACTGCGTCGCGGGCACGACGCTGGCCGCTACGCTGGCGCTGCTGGCCGCGCGGGGCGAGGCTGACAAGGTGGCGAGCGCGACCTTCTTTACCGCGCAAGTCGATTTCAGCGAGGCAGGCGACCTGGCCGTCTTCATCGACGATGATCAGATGAAGCTGCTGGAGCCGTTGTCGGCCGGCGGGTTCCTGGACGGGCGCTACATGGCCGCGACCTTCAATCTGCTGCGCGGGCGCGATCTTATCTGGAATTATGTCGTCAACAATTACCTGCTGGGGGAGGATTATCCCCCCTTCGACCTGCTCTATTGGAATGGCGACACGACCAACCTGCCCGCGCGGTGGCACAAGGATTATCTCTGCCAGCTGTACCGCGACAATCTGATGGTGAAGCCGGGCGCGCTGAGCGTGGACGGCACCCCGCTCGACCTGCGGAAGATCCACACACCCGCCTATGTGCAGGCCGGGCGCGAGGACCATATCGCGCCTGCCGAAAGCGTGTGGAAGGCGACCCAGCATTTTTCCGGGCCGTTGCGCTTTCTGCTTGCGGGGTCGGGTCATATCGCGGGCGTGATAAATCCGCCCGCTGCCGGCAAATATCAATATTGGACCTGTGATGAGTTGCTGGACAGTCTGGACGCCTTTATTGCAGGTGCGAAGGAAACCAAGGGAAGCTGGTGGCCCGACTGGATCGAATGGATTCGATCAATAGGCGATTCAACCGTGGTTGCGACCAAAGGTGCGCGCATGCCAGGAGGGGGACGGCTCAAGGCTATCGAGGATGCGCCTGGACGCTACGTAAAGGGACAATAA